One Streptomyces sp. CG4 genomic window, ACCGGGTCGGCGGCGGTGCGGATCAACAGGTAGCCGGTGCCGAGAAACACAGCTGCGTTGGTGAGCATCAGTGCCCATACCGTCAGCCAGGGCTGGTCACCGCCGACGAACGCCGCAGCGGCCTGCCACCACGTGGCGACCGGCCCGTACACCGACGGGGTGTTCCGCCACGCGTCACTGACCAGATGCGCATATACCCCGCCGAGTTGGGCGGGCGTCGTCACGTACGGATCACCGCCCAGAGCGGCGATACGGCCGTATGCGGCGTAACTGGCCGTGTCGGAGGAGCCGATCGGGGTGAGGTCCGCGACCAGGAGCACGGCGCATGCTCCGGCACGAAACAGAGTGCGCGGGTCAGGCCGCCATCCTTGGGTGTGGGCGTGGAGCAGAAGGAGTGTTCCCGCACAGGACAGCACTATGGCGACCGACGTGACTGCCTCGGAGACGGCTCCGGACATCGAAGGCAGGTGGAACCAGGTGATCGGCGTCCTCAGGGTGTTGCGGTTGGGCGCGCTCGCACCGACCAGCCCGAACAGAAGGACGCTTGCCCCGGCCATCGACAGGGCTGCGCGGGGCCAGGGCTCTCCGTCTTCGGTTCGAACCCCGTATGCGGCCGCCCTGCCTCGGCCCGCAGGGCGAAGAACCCATCCGTCGTTGTCAGTCGTCAAGGTCAGCCTCTGAGTCGTACTCGGTCATGGCTCTTCCGCGCACGGACGATCCCTGGAATCACCTTGCGGGCGCGGCAGTATGCGTCAGGGCGGCGCTGTGCACGGCTCCGCCGGATCGGCTGCTACCTGGAAGGGCAGCGACCAACCCGCAGGCCGAACTCTTCACCGTTCCGACTGATGGGCACAACGGTCGCCGCTGCTACATCGTTGCGACAGGCGACGAGAGAGCCGTTCGGTCATCTGCCGGGCTGCTCGCCAGTACCAGGCTCCGCACGCCTGCACCCTGTTTAAAGACTTTGCCAAGACCTCTGGAGAGCTGCGCAGAGTCCCTGGCCAACGCGGCGTGCCCTTCCGGCTGGTGCGGCCGCCCGGCACTCGGGCATCCGGCATCCGGCCAGTACCTCCTCGGGCGTGCGAGGAGTTCGTCAGAGTCGGTGTGCGTGTGGCGTTTCGCGCCTGCTGCGCCGGCCAGGCCGGGAGAGCGCGTTGTCCGGCGGCAGGACCGCCGACGGACGACGGCACCGAGGCCGGCTCGGCGCCGTGGGCCGGTTGCCGAGCGCCCCCACGGACTACGACCGCGCGATTCCACAGCCGGCCACCACCTGCGCCCCGGTCAGCGGCCGGCGCGGTCGGGGCCTCATGATGCGATCCCGCACACTGGTGCGCCCCTGCCTGACAGCCACACCCGCTTCGGTGGCGGCCCATCGGCAATCGCGGTCAGCCACTTGGCCGACCTGACGACCGCGGCAGTCGGCGAGCCGAGTGAAACTCGGGAATGCCGACTGCCCCGACATAGGGGATGTGTCGGGGCAGTCCGTCGTCTCGGTTGGTCAGCCGAGCGAGGTGAGGAGCGTGTTGAGTGCCTTGACCTCGGCGGCCTTGTCGGGGTTCGGGGCACGTAGCGCCTTCAGGACCTGGTCGATTTCGCTGTCGAGGAAGTGCCACGACTGCTCGCTCTTGGGCTCGAGAGTGGGCTGGCCGTCGTCCCAAGCAGTCTCCAGGTCGGTCACTCGGGTGGTCGCGGCCGACTGGTTGCCCGAGTTGAGCTTGGCCAGGGTGTCAGCTGTGATCGTGCGGAACTTCGCGATCTCAGCTGGCGGGAAGGGTGCCGTCGCCTGCTTCGGGGTGAGGTGGGTGGTGACAGGTGCGGGCGCGTCGGACTCGCTGGCCGCGGCCGCGTGGGGCTGGTTGTGTGCCCAGACGAGAAGCGCCGCAGTCGCGACCGCTACGACGACGTAGTAGCCGAGCATGATCCGCTCACGCGCCGGGTTCAGCGCTCGTGAGGCATCGGTCGCGTCCTGGGTTTCGATGACATCGCTCCGGCTCAGCGTGAGGTACACGACCGTGGCGAGGATGGCGGCCAGGAAGATCACGCTGGTCACCGCGGTGCCGAGGGCCAGGCCGCCGTCGCCGCTGGGCGAGCCGAGCCAGTCGCCGAGATTGGCGCCGAGCGGGCGAGTGAGGATGTAGGCCAGCCAGAAGGAGAGCACCGCGTTGGCGCCGAGGCGCCATCCGAGGACGATCGCGACGATCAACCCGAGAGGCAGGAGCACGGAGACGCCCGGGGTCCAGCCGGTCAGGTCCAGGGTCCAGTCGCCGGTGGCGGTGCCGAGGGCGAAAGTGACCAGGATCGCGAGCCAGTAGAAGAGTTCGCGGGGACGGGTGGTGATGCTGTGGACCGACAGGGTCCGCTCGCGCGCATACCAGATTCCGAAGACAAGGGCGAGGACGCCGGCGAACACGCTACTGCTCAGTGCGAGGGGAACGCCCTGGCTGTCGGTGAGGATGTCGGTGTAGAGAGTGCCGGTCACACTCACGACCACGACGGTGAGCCAGTACACGAACGGAATGTAGCGTTTGGTGCCGAGTTGCCAGCCCAGGACGCCTGCCAGAACGACGGTGAAGATCAGTGCCGTATTGATCAGGCCGACACCGAGGTTCATGTTGATCCAGTCGGCGAAGCTCTCGCCAACCGTGGTGCACAAGATCTTGATGATCCAGAACCAGATCGTGACCTCGGGAACCTTGTTCAGCATCTGCCCAGCAGGCGTCCGAGGACTCCCGGAGTGGCGGCGATGAGAGGCCGCCCCGCCAGGCTGCCGGCCGGCTCGCTGTTGGTCTCCTTGCTGGGTGCCTGCCCCTGGAATCACAGGACTCTCAGACGTTTCATAGGTCATGCTGCCCGACTGTGCCATCGGGTACCTGAACACATCCTGACTGCCAGCGTCGCCCGCTTCAGCTCGTCCGCGGTCAGCCCTCGCCCACAAGGTCGAGGTCGTCCCGGGGCGCCACCGGAGTGACCTCCGGAACGGGCCACTTGCGGTTCAGCGGCTGGGACACATCCCGCCACCAGGGGTGCGCGGGGAGAACCCCAGCGGGCTCGAAGGGCTGGCCCGGAGTAGGGACGGCGACCGCCTGTCCGACCGCGCCGGCTGCGGCCAGCGTCCACTCCCCCGGCTCGGCCCAGGGATGGATCGAGAGATTGAATGTTCCCCAGTGGATCGGCAGCATGACCCCGCTCGGCCGGCCTTGCTGCAGGTCAAGGTGGCTCTGGACGCCCTGCGAGGGGTTCATGTGGATGTCCGGCCACGCGCCCGGCAGCGGCGTGGAATCCGTGTGGTTCTTGGGCCAGAACTCGCTGTAAGCGCCGATCTGGATCATCGTGGCGTCGAACGGGCCGTGGGCCGCACCGATCTCCTTGAAGCCGTCGAAGTAGCCGGTGTCACCGCTGTGGTAGATCCGGTGCTCCTCGCCGGCGACGACCCAGGACGACCAGAGGGTGTGCTGGGTGTTGCGCAGGCCCCGACCGCAGAAGTGGCGGGCCGGGGTGGCGGTGAGGGTGAGCCCGCCGATCCGGGTGGACTCGTGCCAGTCCACCTCGTGCAGCCGGTCCGCGGAGACGCCCCAGTGTTCGAGGTGTGCGCCGACGCCGAGCGGCACGGCGAACACGGTGTCCGTGCCGGCCAGCGCCTTGATCGTGGGCAGGTCCAGGTGGTCGTAGTGGTCGTGCGAGATGACGACCACGTCGACCTCGCCGAGCGCGGCCAGCGGCAGCGGCACGGGGTGCAGCCGTCTGGGGCCGGCGAAGGGGAACGGGGAGCAGCGCTCGCCCCAGACCGGGTCGAACAGCACGCGGTGGCCGTCGATCTCCGCGAGGACGCTGGAGTGGCCCATCCAGGTCAGTCGCAGTCCCGTGGCGGGCGGTCTGGCCAGGTCGGCGAAGGTCGTGGGGTGCACCGGGACGGTGCCTTCCGGGGCGCGCAGCGGCCGGGTGTCCTTGTCGAGGAACGCCTTGGCGAGGTCCAGCGGTGAGCCGGAGGGGCGGGTGCGGGCCGCACCGCCCGGGTTCTGGAAGACCCCGTCCTTGAAGTGGGGGGAGCGGCGGATGCGTGCCAGGCGCTCACCGCTCGGGTCCGCGCCGAACGC contains:
- a CDS encoding MBL fold metallo-hydrolase, coding for MTGLRSSGSGLRALRPTAFGADPSGERLARIRRSPHFKDGVFQNPGGAARTRPSGSPLDLAKAFLDKDTRPLRAPEGTVPVHPTTFADLARPPATGLRLTWMGHSSVLAEIDGHRVLFDPVWGERCSPFPFAGPRRLHPVPLPLAALGEVDVVVISHDHYDHLDLPTIKALAGTDTVFAVPLGVGAHLEHWGVSADRLHEVDWHESTRIGGLTLTATPARHFCGRGLRNTQHTLWSSWVVAGEEHRIYHSGDTGYFDGFKEIGAAHGPFDATMIQIGAYSEFWPKNHTDSTPLPGAWPDIHMNPSQGVQSHLDLQQGRPSGVMLPIHWGTFNLSIHPWAEPGEWTLAAAGAVGQAVAVPTPGQPFEPAGVLPAHPWWRDVSQPLNRKWPVPEVTPVAPRDDLDLVGEG